In a genomic window of Strix aluco isolate bStrAlu1 chromosome 3, bStrAlu1.hap1, whole genome shotgun sequence:
- the DEGS1 gene encoding sphingolipid delta(4)-desaturase DES1, with the protein MGNTVAREDFEWVYTDQPHADRRKEILAKHPEIKALMKPDYNLIWVVVLMVLAQLTAFYLVKDLDWKWVIFWAYVFGSCISHSMTLAIHEISHNSAFGNNKAMWNRWFGIFANLPLGLPYSISFKRYHMDHHRYLGGDGIDVDIPTNFEGWFFCTRFRKFIWIVLQPFFYAIRPLCINPKPITRLEIINLLAQLSFDVVIYYLWGVKSTFYMLAGSVLGLGLHPISGHFIAEHYMFLKGHETYSYYGPLNLLTFNVGYHNEHHDFPNIPGKSLPLVKKIAAEYYDNLPQYNSWIKVLYDFVMDDTISPYSRMKRQLKGEVKQD; encoded by the exons ATGGGTAACACCGTCGCCAGGGAGGATTTCGAGTGGGTGTACACGGACCAGCCTCATGCCGACCGCCGCAAGGAGATcctgg CTAAACATCCAGAGATAAAAGCGTTGATGAAGCCAGACTACAACTTGATCTGGGTGGTTGTGCTGATGGTTCTTGCGCAGTTGACTGCATTTTATCTAGTTAAAGACTTGGACTGGAAATGGGTAATCTTCTGGGCATATGTTTTTGGAAGCTGTATTAGCCACTCCATGACTCTGGCAATTCATGAGATCTCTCACAATAGTGCCTTTGGCAACAACAAAGCAATGTGGAATCGATGGTTTGGAATATTTGCCAACCTCCCTCTTGGTCTCCCGTACTCCATATCCTTCAAGAGATACCACATGGATCATCATCGTTACTTAGGAGGTGATGGAATTGATGTGGACATTCCTACCAACTTTGAAGGCTGGTTTTTCTGCACCCGTTTCAGGAAGTTCATATGGATTGTTCTTCAGCCTTTTTTCTATGCAATTAGACCTCTCTGCATCAATCCCAAACCCATTACTCGACTTGAAATAATCAATTTGTTGGCTCAGCTTTCGTTTGATGTTGTGATATATTATTTATGGGGAGTCAAATCCACTTTTTACATGCTTGCTGGTTCAGTACTTGGACTTGGCTTGCACCCAATTTCAGGACACTTCATAGCTGAacattacatgtttttaaaaggacatGAGACATATTCCTACTATGGGCCACTTAATTTGCTCACTTTTAATGTTGGCTATCACAATGAACATCATGACTTCCCCAATATTCCTGGCAAGAGCCTTCCACTG GTGAAGAAAATAGCAGCTGAATACTATGACAACCTGCCACAATATAACTCTTGGATAAAAGTACTGTATGACTTCGTGATGGATGACACAATCAGCCCATATTCGCGCATGAAAAGGCAATTAAAGGGTGAAGTGAAGCAAGATTAA